A stretch of the Marasmius oreades isolate 03SP1 chromosome 8, whole genome shotgun sequence genome encodes the following:
- a CDS encoding uncharacterized protein (CAZy:PL3), with product MFSKLAVFIALAAAFVRAAPSATTGDAEELAPRAASCTFPSPPRTSSLSAAMTISGTFDGGNVRFDRGSGACQGQTEGGDKDAVFILNSGATLQNVVIGANQAEGVHCLGPCTLRNVWFEDVCEDAITIKQSSGTSTITGGGARNADDKIVQHNGGGNVVIDSYCAQTFGKLYRSCGNCSRHVVFFLNSALRIHVAFLLFKTFSQTKRTVTISNVSASGGGTLAGVNSNYGDVATIKTSTITTGGVKSICDTYEGNDNGDEPEKLTSNQKNANCVF from the exons ATGTTCTCTAAACTTGCAGTCTTTATCGCATTGGCAGCGGCTTTCGTCCGCGCCGCTCCGTCTGCCACTACCGGTGACGCAGAGGAATTGGCTCCCCGTGCCGCCAGCTGCACCTTCCCATCGCCACCAAGGACCTCCAGTTTGAGTGCGGCTATGACCATTTCCGGTACATTCGATGGTGGCAACGTTCGTTTCGATCGTGGTTCTGGAGCTTGCCA AGGCCAAACGGAAGGAGGTGACAAGGATGCTGTCTTCATTCTCAACAGCGGTGCTACTCTCCA AAACGTAGTCATCGGTGCAAACCAAGCTGAAGGTGTTCACTGCCTCGGTCCCTGCACCCTTCGCAACGTCTGGTTCGAAGATGTTTGTGAGGACGCTATTACTATCAAGCAGAGCAGTGGAACATCCACCATcactggtggtggtgccaGAAACGCCGACGACAAGATTGTTCAGCACAACGGTGGAGGAAATGTCGTGATTGACTCGTACTGCGCACAGACATTCGGCAAGTTGTACCGTTCATGTGGTAACTGCTCGAGGCACGTCGTATTCTTTCTCAACTCTGCGTTAAGAATTCACGTAGCGTTCCTTCTTTTCAAAACCTTCAGTCAAACCAAACGAACGGTCACGATCTCCAATGTCAGCGCAAGCGGAGGAGGGACGCTCGCCGGAGTTAATTCCAACTATGGTGATGTAGCTACCATCAAGACTTCGACCATCACGACCGGAGGCGTGAAATCCATTTGTGACACCTACGAA GGTAACGACAATGGCGACGAGCCCGAAAAACTGACCTCGAACCAGAAGAATGCAAA CTGCGTATTCTGA